A genomic segment from Streptomyces sp. NBC_00459 encodes:
- a CDS encoding cell division protein SepF — protein MGSVRKASAWLGLVDDNNDDERYYDDDYSEGTEQPGDAWVTDPRVKVAGEVAEEKGRRIGTVTPDSFRDARAIGELFRDGVPVIMNLTAMEAADAKRVVDFAAGLIFGLRGSIERVSNRVFLLTPADTEIVSGEAQPHRADGFFNQS, from the coding sequence ATGGGATCGGTACGCAAGGCGAGTGCCTGGCTTGGCCTCGTCGACGACAACAACGATGACGAGCGTTACTACGACGACGACTACTCCGAGGGGACCGAGCAGCCCGGGGATGCCTGGGTCACGGACCCCCGGGTCAAGGTCGCCGGCGAGGTCGCCGAGGAGAAGGGCCGCCGGATCGGCACGGTCACCCCGGACAGTTTCCGGGACGCCCGCGCCATCGGCGAGCTCTTCCGTGACGGCGTACCGGTCATCATGAACCTCACCGCCATGGAGGCCGCCGACGCCAAGCGCGTCGTCGACTTCGCCGCAGGCCTCATCTTCGGTCTGCGCGGCTCCATCGAGCGGGTGTCCAACCGCGTGTTCCTGCTGACCCCCGCCGACACGGAGATCGTCAGCGGGGAGGCCCAGCCGCACCGGGCGGACGGTTTCTTCAACCAGAGCTGA
- a CDS encoding FAD/NAD(P)-binding protein: MRPVLVIVGAGPRGTGLLERIAANAPELYGDSGLDIHLVDPHPPGGGRIWRQEQSPLLWMNSQAQDVTMFTDETVAMAGPVRPGPTLHEWAEIDGRVFSDRRSLGAYLNWVYEDTVAALPPGIRVQHHVGRALRVGGPREGRQQVWLEGRARPLLADLVVLTLGHLDAELDDEQSELAAYAQAQGLVHLPPDFTADSDLSALRPGEPVLVRGFGLAFVDLMVLLTEGRGGRYEEDGEGELIYRPSGREPVLYVGSRRGVPYHSKIGYDWTGERPPLPRFFGPGEVDALLARPDGFDFRRDVWPLVEKELGFAHYHRLFTVHPERTSGAWADFEEKYAAADWAEREVLVASTVPDPADRLDLGALDRPLEGVRYPSYEALQEGLRGYIRDDLTRRHNASYSPDLAVFLGLLSVYGQLVRLGDIGSWWHGFFSYLASGPPGPRLRQMLALSRAGILNFLGADTTVTAEDGVFRASGASVPGASVEARALVEARLPEPTLERARDTLLRELYNDGTGVTPEGLLAVHPGDGRLLDRDGRPHPRRFALGPHTEARGSGAFTRPRTGGPAFRQNDATARAALTFLGALDSHGRDADRGADHGEDRDSERRDERVTERAAEPVADHDTAA; this comes from the coding sequence ATGAGGCCGGTGCTCGTCATTGTGGGGGCCGGTCCGCGGGGGACCGGTCTCCTGGAGCGGATCGCCGCCAACGCGCCCGAGCTGTACGGGGATTCGGGCCTCGACATCCATCTCGTCGACCCCCATCCGCCGGGCGGCGGCCGGATCTGGCGCCAGGAGCAGTCCCCGCTGCTGTGGATGAACTCGCAGGCCCAGGACGTCACCATGTTCACCGACGAGACGGTGGCCATGGCGGGCCCGGTGCGTCCCGGACCCACGCTGCACGAGTGGGCGGAGATCGACGGCCGGGTCTTCTCGGACCGCCGGAGCCTCGGCGCCTACCTGAACTGGGTGTACGAGGACACGGTGGCCGCTCTGCCGCCCGGCATCCGCGTCCAGCACCACGTCGGGCGCGCCCTGCGGGTCGGCGGGCCGCGCGAGGGGCGCCAGCAGGTGTGGCTGGAGGGGCGCGCCCGGCCGCTGCTCGCCGACCTGGTGGTCCTGACGCTCGGGCACCTCGATGCCGAACTCGACGACGAGCAGAGTGAGTTGGCCGCGTATGCGCAGGCCCAAGGGCTGGTCCATCTGCCGCCCGACTTCACCGCCGACAGCGACCTGTCCGCACTGCGGCCCGGTGAACCCGTCCTCGTGCGGGGATTCGGGCTCGCCTTCGTCGACCTGATGGTCCTGCTGACGGAGGGGCGTGGCGGGCGCTATGAGGAAGACGGCGAGGGGGAGTTGATCTATCGGCCGTCCGGGCGGGAACCCGTGCTGTACGTCGGCTCTCGGCGCGGGGTGCCGTACCACTCGAAGATCGGCTACGACTGGACCGGTGAACGACCGCCCCTGCCACGGTTCTTCGGGCCCGGCGAGGTGGACGCCCTGCTCGCGCGTCCGGACGGCTTCGACTTCCGGCGGGACGTATGGCCGCTGGTGGAGAAGGAGTTGGGGTTCGCGCACTACCACCGGCTGTTCACCGTCCACCCGGAGCGCACCAGCGGTGCCTGGGCGGACTTCGAGGAGAAGTACGCCGCCGCGGACTGGGCGGAGCGGGAGGTGCTGGTCGCCTCCACCGTGCCCGATCCGGCCGACCGGCTCGACCTCGGCGCCCTCGACCGTCCACTGGAGGGGGTGCGGTATCCGTCGTACGAAGCGCTTCAGGAAGGACTGCGAGGGTACATTCGAGACGATCTGACGCGACGTCACAATGCTTCGTACAGCCCGGACCTGGCCGTTTTCCTCGGGCTGCTCTCCGTCTACGGGCAGCTGGTGCGGCTCGGTGACATCGGGTCCTGGTGGCACGGCTTCTTCAGTTATCTCGCCTCCGGGCCGCCCGGACCCCGGCTGCGGCAGATGCTCGCCCTGTCCCGGGCCGGAATCCTCAACTTCCTCGGTGCGGACACGACCGTCACCGCCGAGGACGGGGTGTTCCGGGCGAGCGGTGCCAGTGTGCCCGGTGCCTCGGTGGAGGCTCGCGCGCTCGTCGAGGCGCGGCTGCCGGAACCCACCCTGGAGCGCGCCCGCGACACCCTGTTGCGTGAGCTGTACAACGACGGGACCGGAGTGACCCCCGAGGGGCTGCTCGCCGTGCACCCCGGAGACGGGCGGCTCCTCGACCGGGACGGCCGGCCGCATCCACGCCGCTTCGCGCTCGGGCCGCACACAGAGGCGCGTGGCTCCGGCGCGTTCACCCGGCCGCGCACCGGCGGGCCGGCCTTCCGGCAGAACGACGCGACCGCGCGCGCCGCGCTGACCTTTCTGGGAGCGCTGGACTCTCACGGACGCGATGCCGATCGCGGTGCCGACCACGGTGAAGATCGCGATTCCGAGCGCCGCGACGAGCGCGTCACCGAGCGTGCTGCCGAGCCGGTCGCCGATCACGACACCGCCGCATGA
- a CDS encoding amino acid ABC transporter permease: MSSHTLAKSAPAADPEQPRDDAPLPTVVRRRRHGQRIAAVVVLVLLGLAVNSVVRNRAFQWDVVGDYFTSTAVLRGLWLTLWLTAVVMVLGFALGALLAAGRLSTNPVLRSVSWGYVWLFRSIPILVQLLLWFNIGALYPQILGVRTVDLLGPVTVAVIGLTLHEAAYAAEVVRGGILSVDRGQIEAAQALGLSRWRRWWRIVLPQAMRSIVPPAGNMLIGTLKGTSIVSVIAVQDLLYSVQLVYHRTYQVIPLLMVATVWYVVVTSVLSVGQYYVERHYARGSERAR; this comes from the coding sequence ATGTCCTCACACACCCTGGCCAAGTCGGCCCCGGCGGCAGATCCGGAACAACCGCGCGACGACGCGCCGCTTCCGACCGTCGTCCGGCGCCGTCGGCACGGCCAGCGGATCGCAGCCGTTGTCGTCCTCGTTCTGCTCGGGCTCGCCGTCAACTCCGTTGTCCGCAACCGGGCGTTCCAGTGGGACGTCGTCGGTGACTACTTCACCTCGACCGCCGTACTGCGCGGACTGTGGCTCACCCTCTGGCTGACCGCCGTCGTCATGGTGCTCGGCTTCGCGCTGGGCGCCCTGCTCGCCGCCGGCCGGCTCTCCACCAACCCGGTGCTGAGAAGCGTCAGTTGGGGATACGTGTGGCTGTTCCGGTCGATCCCGATCCTGGTGCAGCTGCTGCTCTGGTTCAACATCGGCGCCCTGTACCCGCAGATCCTCGGCGTCCGGACCGTCGATCTGCTCGGCCCGGTCACCGTCGCCGTCATCGGGCTCACCCTGCACGAGGCCGCGTACGCCGCCGAGGTCGTCCGGGGCGGCATCCTCTCCGTCGACCGGGGGCAGATCGAGGCCGCGCAGGCGCTCGGGCTGAGCCGATGGCGGCGCTGGTGGCGGATCGTGCTGCCGCAGGCGATGCGCTCCATCGTGCCGCCCGCCGGGAACATGCTGATCGGCACGCTCAAGGGCACGTCCATCGTCAGCGTCATCGCCGTACAGGACCTGCTCTACTCGGTGCAGCTCGTCTACCACCGCACCTACCAGGTCATCCCGCTGCTGATGGTGGCCACCGTCTGGTACGTCGTCGTCACCTCGGTGCTCAGCGTCGGCCAGTACTACGTGGAGCGCCACTACGCGCGCGGTTCGGAGCGTGCGCGATGA
- a CDS encoding ABC transporter substrate-binding protein → MSDSLRTTTPTRARNRLFIPFTLITSAALLLTACGSGPDTANGGGTAQAAVKIGAIPTADVVSPIEKDPTAAALLPSGTKSLTVAISVGGSPPGTSYLEDGKTLAGQDVDFADAVAKVLGIGLKRESAGFEAILPALDSGKYDFGASNFGVTDERRKTIDFVTYINDGQGFATRADSKLTKITDLAQLCGLNVATGAGTTFEATLEENAHVCSDAGKKSYKVQTYSEQGAIWSSLQQGRSDIVMSTINGLRYAVAQQQGVKFLNEFHRLDVGFAFKKGTKLAPAFQAAVNELITDGTYDRILRKWGTTGSAIEKSRISPPEIKD, encoded by the coding sequence ATGAGCGACAGCTTGCGCACGACCACGCCCACGCGCGCCCGTAATCGGCTGTTCATCCCCTTCACCCTGATCACCTCGGCCGCGCTGCTGCTCACCGCGTGCGGCTCGGGTCCGGACACCGCGAACGGCGGGGGCACCGCCCAGGCCGCCGTCAAGATCGGCGCGATCCCCACCGCGGACGTCGTCTCCCCCATCGAGAAGGACCCCACCGCGGCAGCACTGCTCCCGTCCGGCACGAAATCGCTCACCGTCGCCATCAGCGTCGGCGGCTCCCCGCCCGGCACCTCCTACCTGGAGGACGGCAAGACGCTCGCCGGCCAGGACGTCGACTTCGCGGACGCCGTCGCCAAGGTGCTCGGCATCGGCCTGAAGCGCGAGTCGGCCGGCTTCGAGGCGATCCTGCCCGCGCTGGACAGCGGCAAGTACGACTTCGGGGCGAGCAACTTCGGCGTCACGGACGAGCGCCGCAAGACGATCGACTTCGTCACCTACATCAACGACGGCCAGGGCTTCGCCACGCGTGCGGACAGCAAGCTGACGAAGATCACGGACCTTGCCCAGTTGTGCGGCCTGAACGTGGCGACCGGCGCGGGGACGACTTTCGAGGCGACACTGGAGGAGAACGCGCACGTTTGCTCGGACGCGGGCAAAAAGTCGTACAAGGTGCAGACCTACAGCGAACAGGGCGCCATCTGGTCCTCGCTGCAGCAGGGCCGCAGCGACATCGTGATGTCGACGATCAACGGCCTGCGTTACGCGGTCGCCCAGCAGCAGGGTGTGAAGTTCCTGAACGAGTTCCACCGCCTCGACGTCGGCTTCGCCTTCAAGAAGGGCACGAAACTGGCCCCCGCCTTCCAGGCCGCGGTGAACGAACTCATCACCGACGGGACGTACGACAGGATTCTCAGGAAGTGGGGCACGACGGGCTCGGCGATCGAGAAATCGCGGATCTCCCCGCCGGAGATCAAGGACTGA
- a CDS encoding MFS transporter — translation MSGTTTAAAALRRRAAGASANRWVVLLVLCTSLLLVAVDATVLHVAVPAVSEDLRPGAIELLWIVDIYPLVCASLLILFGTLGDRVGRRRILLLGYGLFGVASGLAALADSAPVLILARALLGVGGAMIMPATLSILRQVFPERRERALAIGVWSAVAAVGAAVGPLLGGFLLEHFWWGSVFLVNIPLMLVSLPIGRLLLPESRGEGVEGPWDVVGALTAAGGLFGVVLGVKRLGGGEGAGSLLTVAPLVAGAVLLVVFVRRQRRRKHPLVDLGMFARPAFSTSVGCIVLAMLALVGLELIAAQYLQLVLDLSPLQTGLRLLPLTVAAMAAGLAGARLLRRFGPRTMVCAGFCLTAAAVVLLTTMGGEDNAGLMLSGFVLLGFGLETTLFGAYESMLSEAPAAQAGGAAAIGETSYQLGAGIGIALLGSVMNAAYAPGVGSVPGVPASASAAAGHSLGEAYEVAGRLGGSPGVALRAAARDAFVHGLHVTLLVSAGLLLLGAVMALRLPRMMQCGGAAEPVAVPGPREVAGSRVSV, via the coding sequence ATGTCCGGGACGACCACGGCTGCCGCTGCGCTGCGCCGTCGGGCGGCCGGGGCGAGTGCCAACCGCTGGGTGGTCCTCCTCGTCCTCTGTACGAGCCTGCTGCTCGTCGCGGTCGACGCGACCGTGCTGCACGTGGCGGTGCCCGCCGTCAGCGAGGACCTCCGGCCCGGCGCGATAGAGCTGCTCTGGATCGTCGACATCTATCCACTGGTCTGCGCCTCGCTGCTGATCCTCTTCGGCACGCTGGGCGACCGGGTCGGCCGCAGACGGATCCTGCTCCTCGGGTACGGGCTGTTCGGCGTCGCCTCCGGCCTGGCCGCCCTCGCCGACAGCGCCCCGGTACTGATCCTGGCGCGGGCGCTGCTGGGCGTCGGCGGCGCGATGATCATGCCGGCGACGCTCTCGATCCTGCGCCAGGTCTTTCCCGAACGGCGCGAACGGGCGCTGGCGATCGGTGTCTGGAGCGCGGTGGCCGCGGTGGGCGCGGCGGTCGGTCCGCTGCTGGGCGGCTTCCTGCTGGAGCACTTCTGGTGGGGTTCGGTCTTTCTCGTCAACATCCCCCTGATGCTGGTCAGCCTGCCGATAGGCCGACTGCTGCTGCCCGAGTCGCGCGGCGAGGGGGTCGAGGGTCCATGGGACGTGGTCGGCGCGCTGACGGCGGCGGGTGGGCTGTTCGGCGTCGTGCTGGGCGTGAAGCGGCTGGGCGGCGGGGAGGGCGCGGGAAGTCTTCTGACGGTCGCGCCGCTGGTGGCGGGTGCGGTGCTGCTGGTCGTCTTCGTACGGCGGCAGCGGCGGCGCAAGCATCCGCTGGTTGACCTGGGGATGTTCGCGCGGCCCGCGTTCAGTACGTCCGTCGGGTGCATCGTGCTGGCGATGCTCGCGCTGGTCGGGCTTGAGCTGATCGCGGCGCAGTATCTCCAACTGGTGCTGGACCTCTCGCCGTTGCAGACGGGGCTACGACTGCTGCCGCTGACGGTGGCGGCGATGGCGGCCGGACTCGCCGGCGCGCGGCTGCTGCGGAGGTTCGGGCCGCGGACGATGGTGTGCGCCGGGTTCTGTCTCACCGCGGCGGCGGTCGTGCTGCTGACGACGATGGGCGGCGAGGACAACGCGGGGCTGATGCTGTCCGGGTTCGTGTTGCTGGGCTTCGGCCTGGAGACGACGCTCTTCGGGGCGTACGAGTCGATGCTGAGCGAGGCTCCGGCGGCGCAGGCGGGTGGGGCGGCGGCGATCGGCGAGACGTCGTACCAGCTGGGCGCGGGGATCGGGATCGCGCTCCTGGGAAGCGTGATGAACGCGGCGTACGCGCCGGGGGTGGGGTCGGTGCCAGGGGTTCCGGCGTCGGCGTCGGCTGCGGCGGGGCATTCACTGGGCGAGGCGTACGAGGTTGCCGGGCGGCTCGGGGGGTCACCGGGTGTGGCCCTGCGGGCGGCGGCTCGGGACGCGTTTGTGCACGGGCTGCATGTGACGTTGCTGGTGAGTGCGGGGTTGTTGCTGCTGGGGGCGGTGATGGCGTTGCGGTTGCCGCGGATGATGCAGTGTGGCGGCGCCGCTGAGCCGGTTGCCGTGCCTGGTCCTCGGGAGGTCGCGGGGTCACGTGTGTCGGTGTGA
- a CDS encoding acyl-CoA dehydrogenase family protein, which produces MAEFAKLPPFDPADPLGLDDQLDTEDLAIRDTVRTWAADRVLPYVAGWFEEGELPDIRGLARELGGIGALGMSLTGYGCAGASAVQYGLACLELEAADSGIRSLVSVQGSLAMYAIHAFGSEEQKQHWLPRMASGDVIGCFGLTEPDHGSDPAGMRTYAKRDGSGGDWVLNGRKMWITNGSVAGVAVVWAQTDDGIRGFVVPTDTPGFSAPEIKHKWSLRASVTSELVLDEVRLPADAVLPDVTGLRGPLSCLSHARYGIVWGAMGAARSCFEAAVDYAKTREQFGRPIGGFQLTQAKLADMAVELHKGILLAHHLGRRMDAGRLRPEQVSFGKLNNVREAIDICRTARTILGANGISLEYPVMRHATNLESVLTYEGTVEMHQLVLGKALTGLDAFR; this is translated from the coding sequence GTGGCCGAGTTCGCGAAGCTGCCCCCTTTCGACCCCGCCGACCCGCTCGGCCTCGACGACCAGCTGGACACGGAGGACCTGGCGATCAGGGACACCGTGCGGACCTGGGCGGCGGACCGTGTGCTGCCGTATGTCGCCGGGTGGTTCGAGGAGGGCGAGCTGCCGGACATCAGAGGGCTCGCCCGTGAGCTGGGCGGCATCGGCGCCCTCGGGATGTCCCTCACGGGGTACGGATGCGCCGGTGCTTCCGCCGTGCAGTACGGTCTCGCCTGCCTGGAACTGGAGGCCGCCGACTCCGGAATCCGCTCCCTCGTCTCCGTACAGGGCTCGCTCGCCATGTACGCCATCCACGCCTTCGGCAGCGAGGAGCAGAAGCAGCACTGGCTGCCGCGCATGGCCTCCGGCGATGTCATCGGCTGCTTCGGGCTGACCGAGCCCGACCACGGCTCCGACCCCGCCGGCATGCGTACGTACGCCAAGCGCGACGGCAGCGGCGGCGACTGGGTGCTCAACGGGCGGAAGATGTGGATCACCAACGGGTCGGTCGCCGGCGTCGCCGTCGTATGGGCGCAGACCGACGACGGGATCCGCGGGTTCGTCGTCCCCACCGACACTCCCGGGTTCTCCGCGCCCGAGATCAAGCACAAGTGGTCCCTGCGCGCCTCCGTCACCAGCGAACTGGTGCTCGACGAGGTGAGGTTGCCCGCAGACGCCGTACTGCCCGACGTCACCGGACTCCGCGGACCCCTCAGCTGTCTCTCCCACGCCCGCTACGGGATCGTCTGGGGCGCCATGGGCGCGGCCAGGTCCTGTTTCGAGGCCGCCGTCGACTACGCGAAGACGCGCGAACAGTTCGGGCGGCCCATCGGCGGGTTCCAGCTCACCCAGGCCAAGCTCGCCGACATGGCGGTCGAGCTGCACAAGGGGATCCTGCTCGCCCACCATCTGGGGCGGCGCATGGACGCCGGCCGCCTGCGTCCCGAGCAGGTCAGCTTCGGCAAGCTCAACAACGTACGAGAGGCCATCGACATCTGTCGTACGGCCCGGACGATCCTCGGCGCCAACGGGATCTCGCTCGAATACCCCGTGATGCGGCACGCGACGAACCTCGAGTCGGTGCTCACGTACGAGGGCACCGTCGAGATGCACCAGCTGGTGCTGGGCAAGGCGCTCACCGGACTTGACGCCTTCCGCTGA